In one window of Azotobacter salinestris DNA:
- the epd gene encoding erythrose-4-phosphate dehydrogenase gives MPNPPYRVALNGYGRIGRCVLRAHYERGATSEFRIVALNDLADQASIEYLTRFDSTHGRFPGAVRVEGDRLCLNGDALQVLRASTPEAVDWAALGIDLVLECSGVYHSRADGERFLRAGAPRVLFSQPMASEHDVDATIVYGVNQQRLTGAERLVSNASCTTNCSVPLLELLNESIGLEYISITTIHSAMNDQPVIDAYHHEDLRRTRSAFQSVIPVSTGLARGIERLLPELSGRIQAKAVRVPTLNVSCLDITLQTARDTSAEEVNRVLRQAAEQGPLKGLLDYTELPHASCDFNHDPHSAIVDGSQTRVSGPRLVNLLAWFDNEWGFANRMLDVAGHWLGVAAARQ, from the coding sequence ATGCCCAACCCTCCCTACCGCGTTGCCCTCAACGGCTATGGCCGCATCGGCCGCTGCGTTTTGCGTGCCCACTATGAACGGGGCGCGACGTCGGAGTTCCGCATCGTCGCGCTCAACGACCTGGCCGACCAGGCGAGTATCGAGTACCTGACCCGCTTCGACTCCACCCATGGGCGCTTCCCCGGCGCGGTGCGGGTGGAGGGCGACCGGCTGTGCCTGAACGGCGACGCCCTGCAGGTGCTGCGGGCGTCGACGCCGGAAGCCGTCGACTGGGCGGCGCTGGGCATCGACCTGGTGCTGGAGTGTTCCGGCGTCTACCACAGCCGCGCCGACGGCGAGCGCTTCCTGCGTGCCGGCGCGCCGCGGGTGCTGTTCTCCCAGCCGATGGCCAGCGAGCACGACGTCGACGCCACCATCGTCTACGGGGTCAACCAGCAGCGCCTCACGGGCGCCGAGCGGCTGGTCTCCAACGCCTCCTGCACCACCAACTGCAGCGTGCCGCTGCTCGAACTGCTGAACGAGTCGATCGGTCTGGAATACATCTCCATCACCACCATCCATTCGGCGATGAACGACCAGCCGGTCATCGACGCCTACCACCATGAGGACCTGCGCCGCACGCGCTCGGCCTTCCAGTCGGTGATCCCGGTGTCGACCGGGCTGGCCCGCGGCATCGAGCGCCTGCTTCCGGAACTTTCCGGGCGCATCCAGGCCAAAGCCGTGCGCGTGCCGACGCTCAACGTTTCCTGCCTCGACATCACCCTGCAGACTGCCCGCGACACCTCGGCCGAGGAAGTCAACCGCGTACTGCGCCAGGCTGCCGAGCAGGGTCCGCTCAAGGGATTGCTGGACTACACCGAATTGCCCCACGCCAGTTGCGATTTCAATCATGACCCTCACTCGGCCATCGTCGATGGCAGCCAGACCCGCGTTTCCGGCCCCCGGCTGGTCAACCTGCTGGCCTGGTTCGACAACGAGTGGGGCTTCGCCAACCGCATGCTCGACGTCGCCGGCCACTGGCTGGGCGTCGCTGCTGCACGACAATAA
- the tkt gene encoding transketolase — protein MPSRRERANAIRALSMDAVQKANSGHPGAPMGMADIAEVLWRDYLSHNPGNPQWADRDRFVLSNGHGSMLIYSLLHLTGYDLSIDDLKNFRQLGSRTPGHPEYGYTAGVETTTGPLGQGLANAVGMAVAEKVLAAQFNRPGHRIVDHHTYVFLGDGCLMEGISHEVCSLAGTLGLNKLIAFYDDNGISIDGEVEGWFTDDTPARFEAYGWLVIRNVDGHDADEIKTAIETARKSDRPTLICCKTVIGFGSPNKQGKEECHGAALGAEEVALTRAALGWKHAPFEIPAEIYAAWDARAVGAAREAEWNQRFAAYQAEFPELAAEFLRRSRGELPADFAAKAAEYIAEVAGKGESIASRKASQNALNAFGPLLPEFLGGSADLAGSNLTLWKGCKGVKADDAAGNYLYYGVREFGMSAIMNGIALHGGFIPYGATFLVFMEYACNAVRMAALMKRRVLFVYTHDSIGLGEDGPTHQPVEQLASLRSTPNLDTWRPCDAVEAAVAWKCAIERQDGPSALVFSRQSLPHQAREAQRLADIARGGYVLRDCAGTPELILIATGSEVALAVQACERLSGQGRRVRVVSMPSTSVFDRQDAAWRQAVLPLEVGARVAIEAAHTDFWYKYVGLDGRIIGMTSFGESAPATALFEHFGFTLDNVLATVEELLED, from the coding sequence ATGCCCAGCCGTCGTGAGCGTGCCAATGCCATTCGTGCCCTCAGCATGGATGCCGTGCAGAAAGCCAACAGCGGCCACCCCGGCGCCCCCATGGGCATGGCGGATATCGCCGAAGTGCTGTGGCGCGACTATCTCAGCCACAACCCGGGCAACCCGCAGTGGGCGGACCGCGACCGCTTCGTGCTGTCCAACGGCCATGGCTCGATGCTGATCTATTCGCTGCTGCACCTGACCGGCTACGACCTCTCCATCGACGACTTGAAGAACTTCCGCCAACTCGGCAGTCGCACCCCGGGCCACCCGGAGTACGGCTACACCGCCGGCGTCGAGACCACCACCGGCCCGCTCGGCCAGGGGCTGGCCAACGCCGTCGGCATGGCCGTGGCGGAAAAGGTGCTGGCCGCGCAGTTCAATCGGCCCGGCCACCGCATCGTCGATCACCACACCTACGTGTTCCTCGGCGACGGCTGCCTGATGGAGGGCATCTCCCACGAAGTCTGCTCGCTGGCCGGCACCCTGGGGCTGAACAAGCTGATCGCCTTCTACGACGACAACGGCATCTCCATCGACGGCGAGGTCGAGGGCTGGTTCACCGACGACACCCCGGCGCGCTTCGAGGCTTACGGCTGGCTGGTGATCCGCAATGTCGACGGCCATGACGCCGACGAGATCAAGACCGCCATCGAGACCGCGCGCAAGAGCGACCGGCCGACCCTGATCTGCTGCAAGACGGTGATCGGCTTCGGCTCGCCGAACAAGCAGGGCAAGGAGGAGTGCCACGGTGCCGCGCTGGGCGCCGAGGAAGTCGCCCTGACCCGTGCCGCGCTGGGCTGGAAGCACGCGCCCTTCGAGATCCCCGCCGAGATCTACGCCGCCTGGGACGCCCGGGCCGTCGGCGCCGCCCGCGAGGCCGAGTGGAACCAGCGCTTCGCCGCCTATCAGGCAGAGTTCCCCGAGCTGGCCGCGGAGTTCCTGCGTCGCAGCCGGGGCGAGCTGCCCGCCGATTTCGCCGCGAAGGCCGCCGAGTACATCGCCGAGGTCGCCGGCAAGGGAGAAAGCATCGCCAGCCGCAAGGCCAGTCAGAATGCGCTGAACGCCTTTGGCCCGCTGCTGCCGGAGTTCCTCGGCGGCTCGGCGGATCTGGCCGGCTCCAACCTGACCCTGTGGAAAGGCTGCAAGGGGGTGAAGGCGGACGATGCCGCCGGCAACTACCTGTATTACGGCGTGCGCGAGTTCGGCATGAGCGCCATCATGAACGGCATCGCCCTGCACGGTGGCTTCATTCCCTACGGCGCCACCTTCCTGGTGTTCATGGAGTACGCCTGCAACGCCGTGCGCATGGCCGCGCTGATGAAGCGGCGCGTGCTGTTCGTCTACACCCACGACTCCATCGGCCTCGGCGAGGACGGCCCGACCCACCAGCCGGTCGAGCAGTTGGCCAGCCTGCGCAGCACGCCGAACCTCGACACCTGGCGTCCGTGCGACGCGGTGGAGGCCGCGGTGGCCTGGAAATGCGCCATCGAGCGTCAGGACGGCCCGAGCGCCCTGGTGTTCAGCCGTCAGAGCCTGCCGCATCAGGCGCGCGAAGCCCAGCGGCTGGCCGATATCGCCCGCGGCGGCTACGTGCTCCGCGACTGCGCTGGCACGCCGGAGCTGATCCTCATCGCCACCGGTTCCGAGGTTGCGCTCGCCGTGCAGGCCTGTGAAAGGCTGAGCGGGCAGGGCCGCCGGGTGCGCGTGGTCTCCATGCCCTCGACCAGCGTGTTCGACCGCCAGGACGCCGCCTGGAGGCAGGCCGTGCTGCCGCTCGAGGTCGGTGCCCGGGTCGCCATCGAGGCCGCCCATACCGACTTCTGGTACAAGTATGTCGGCCTGGATGGCCGCATCATCGGCATGACCAGCTTCGGCGAATCCGCCCCGGCCACTGCGCTCTTCGAGCACTTCGGCTTCACCCTCGACAACGTGCTGGCCACCGTCGAGGAATTGCTCGAAGACTGA
- a CDS encoding ArsR/SmtB family transcription factor, with protein MNLRVPTLRRDDDCDELAALCKAGGDALRLKVLRVLASDSFGVLELAQIFAIGQSGISHHLKVLAQAGLVATRREGNAIFYRRALPAAAGFGGMLRTALLAEVDALELEDAIRARIGEVHAQRAAVSRDFFSRMADKFQAQQDLIAGLPQYRDSLLVLLDALGFAGSACALEVGPGDGALLPELARRFAKVTALDNSPAMLEVARQRCAQEQLENVELKLADALQDAEDSADCVVLNMVLHHFAAPAEALKRLAGRVRAGGSLLLTELCRHDQAWAREACGDLWLGFDQDELARWAAEAGLEPGESLYIGLRNGFQIQIRHFARTPPGAFERQCPP; from the coding sequence ATGAACCTGCGTGTCCCCACCCTGCGCCGTGACGACGATTGCGACGAACTGGCCGCCCTCTGCAAGGCGGGCGGCGATGCGCTGCGCCTCAAGGTGCTGCGTGTGCTGGCCAGCGATTCCTTCGGCGTGCTGGAGCTGGCGCAGATCTTCGCCATCGGCCAGTCGGGCATCAGCCACCACCTCAAGGTGCTGGCCCAGGCCGGGCTGGTGGCGACGCGGCGCGAGGGCAACGCGATCTTCTACCGCCGCGCCCTGCCGGCCGCCGCCGGCTTCGGCGGCATGCTGCGCACGGCGCTGCTGGCGGAGGTCGACGCCCTGGAGCTGGAGGACGCCATCCGCGCGCGGATCGGCGAAGTGCATGCCCAGCGCGCCGCGGTCAGCCGCGACTTCTTCAGCCGCATGGCGGACAAGTTCCAGGCGCAGCAGGACCTGATCGCCGGCCTGCCGCAGTACCGCGACAGCCTGCTGGTCCTGCTCGATGCGCTGGGCTTCGCCGGCTCGGCCTGCGCGCTGGAAGTCGGCCCCGGCGACGGCGCCCTGCTGCCCGAGCTGGCGCGACGCTTCGCGAAGGTGACGGCCCTGGACAACAGCCCGGCGATGCTCGAGGTGGCGCGCCAGCGCTGCGCCCAGGAGCAACTGGAGAACGTCGAACTGAAGCTCGCCGACGCGCTGCAGGACGCAGAGGACAGCGCCGACTGCGTGGTGCTGAACATGGTGCTGCATCACTTCGCCGCACCGGCCGAGGCGCTGAAGCGGCTGGCCGGGCGGGTCAGGGCGGGCGGCAGCCTGCTGCTGACCGAGCTGTGCCGCCACGACCAGGCCTGGGCCCGCGAGGCCTGCGGCGACCTCTGGCTCGGCTTCGATCAGGACGAGTTGGCGCGCTGGGCCGCGGAGGCCGGCCTGGAACCCGGCGAAAGCCTGTACATCGGTCTGCGCAACGGCTTCCAGATCCAGATACGGCACTTCGCCAGGACACCGCCGGGCGCCTTCGAACGACAGTGCCCCCCTTGA
- the metK gene encoding methionine adenosyltransferase, translating to MSEYSLFTSESVSEGHPDKIADQISDAVLDAIIAEDKHARVACETMVKTGVAIVAGEITTSAWIDLEELVRKVIVDIGYDSSDVGYDGHTCGIINIIGKQSVDINQGVDRAKPEDQGAGDQGLMFGYASNETDVLMPAPICFSHRLVERQAEARKSGLLPWLRPDAKSQVTCRYENGKVVGIDAVVLSTQHNPEITQADLQEAVMELIIKHTLPAELLHKDTQFHINPTGKFVIGGPVGDCGLTGRKIIVDSYGGMARHGGGAFSGKDPSKVDRSAAYAGRYVAKNIVAAGLAERCEIQVSYAIGVAQPTSISINTFGTGKIGDDKIVQLVREHFDLRPYAITRMLDLLHPMYRPTAAYGHFGRTPLEMTVGNDSFTAFTWERTDKAEALRAAAGL from the coding sequence ATGAGCGAATACTCCCTTTTCACCTCCGAGTCCGTGTCCGAAGGGCATCCGGACAAGATCGCCGACCAGATCTCCGATGCGGTGCTGGACGCCATCATTGCCGAAGACAAGCACGCCCGGGTGGCCTGCGAGACCATGGTGAAGACCGGGGTCGCCATCGTTGCCGGCGAGATCACCACCAGCGCCTGGATCGACCTGGAAGAGCTGGTGCGCAAGGTCATCGTCGACATCGGCTACGACAGTTCCGACGTCGGCTATGACGGCCATACCTGCGGCATCATCAACATCATCGGCAAGCAGTCGGTGGACATCAACCAGGGCGTCGACCGCGCCAAGCCCGAAGACCAGGGCGCGGGCGACCAGGGCCTGATGTTCGGCTACGCCAGCAACGAGACCGACGTGCTGATGCCGGCGCCGATCTGCTTCTCCCACCGCCTGGTCGAGCGCCAGGCCGAGGCGCGCAAATCCGGCCTGCTGCCGTGGCTGCGCCCGGACGCCAAGAGCCAGGTCACCTGCCGCTACGAGAACGGCAAGGTGGTCGGCATCGACGCGGTGGTGCTGTCCACCCAGCACAACCCGGAGATCACCCAGGCCGACCTGCAGGAAGCGGTGATGGAGCTGATCATCAAGCACACCCTGCCGGCCGAGCTGCTGCACAAGGACACCCAGTTCCACATCAACCCGACCGGCAAGTTCGTCATCGGCGGCCCGGTGGGCGACTGCGGCCTGACCGGACGCAAGATCATCGTCGACTCCTACGGCGGCATGGCCCGTCACGGCGGCGGCGCCTTCTCCGGCAAGGACCCGTCCAAGGTCGACCGCTCGGCCGCCTACGCCGGCCGCTACGTGGCCAAGAACATCGTCGCCGCCGGCCTGGCCGAGCGCTGCGAGATCCAGGTGTCCTACGCCATCGGCGTGGCCCAGCCGACCTCCATTTCCATCAACACCTTCGGCACCGGCAAGATCGGCGACGACAAGATCGTCCAACTGGTCCGCGAGCATTTCGACCTGCGCCCCTACGCGATCACCCGCATGCTCGACCTGCTGCACCCGATGTACCGGCCGACCGCGGCCTACGGTCACTTCGGCCGCACGCCGCTCGAGATGACCGTCGGCAACGACAGCTTCACCGCCTTCACCTGGGAGCGCACCGACAAGGCCGAGGCGCTGCGCGCTGCTGCCGGCCTGTGA
- a CDS encoding beta-ketoacyl synthase produces the protein MSRLPVIVGFGGYNSAGRSSFHHGFRRTVIESLDPQTRQETLAGLAVMMKLVSVVDGEYRDSDGSPLTPAEIERRHGEQILASTLIRRIERHYFDVDAAHWQKSLTLSGEGEPLHFTTSAKQLPEPLPANWSVEPLEDHQVRVTIQGSCEFKVDSYRELPVKSAGQLPTGFEPGELYNSRFHPRGLQLSVVAATDALRSTGIDWQTILDHVQPDEVAVFSGSIMSQLDENGYGGLLQSRLKGHRVSAKQLPLGFNSMPTDFINAYVLGSVGSTGSITGACATFLYNLQKGIDVITTGQARVVIVGNAEAPITPEIVEGYAAMGALATEEGLRHIEGRDEVDFRRASRPFGANCGFTLAEAAQYVVLMDDALALELGADIHGSISDVFINADGFKKSISAPGPGNYLTVAKAVASAMQLVGEDGVRQRSFVHAHGSSTPANRVTESELLDRVAESFGIADWPVAAVKAYVGHSLATASGDQLISALGTFKYGLLPGIKTVDRFADDIHDKHLHLSTRDVPRDDLDVCFINSKGFGGNNATGVLLSPRVTEKMLRKRHGEAAFADYCARREATREAARRYDEQVLKGRFDILYNFGQDMIDDHAIELSEEGIKVPGFRQAIRFRKDERFSDMLD, from the coding sequence ATGTCTCGCTTACCTGTCATCGTTGGTTTTGGTGGTTACAACTCAGCCGGTCGCAGCTCCTTCCACCACGGTTTCCGTCGCACCGTCATCGAGTCCCTCGACCCCCAGACCCGCCAGGAAACCCTTGCCGGCCTGGCCGTGATGATGAAGCTGGTGAGCGTGGTCGACGGCGAATACCGCGACAGCGATGGCTCTCCCCTCACCCCGGCGGAGATCGAGCGCCGCCACGGCGAACAGATCCTCGCCTCCACCCTGATCAGGCGCATCGAGCGGCACTACTTCGACGTCGACGCCGCCCACTGGCAGAAGAGCCTGACGCTGTCCGGCGAAGGTGAGCCGCTGCACTTCACCACCAGCGCCAAGCAGTTGCCGGAGCCGCTGCCGGCCAACTGGAGCGTCGAGCCCCTTGAAGACCATCAGGTACGGGTGACCATTCAGGGCAGTTGCGAATTCAAGGTCGACAGCTACCGCGAACTGCCGGTGAAGTCCGCCGGCCAGTTGCCCACCGGCTTCGAGCCGGGAGAGCTCTACAATTCGCGCTTCCACCCGCGCGGCCTGCAGCTGTCGGTGGTGGCCGCCACCGACGCCCTGCGCTCCACCGGCATCGACTGGCAGACCATCCTCGACCACGTGCAACCCGACGAGGTGGCGGTGTTCTCCGGCAGCATCATGAGCCAGCTCGACGAGAACGGCTACGGCGGCCTGCTGCAGTCGCGCCTGAAGGGTCACCGGGTTTCCGCCAAGCAGCTGCCGCTGGGCTTCAACAGCATGCCGACCGACTTCATCAACGCCTACGTGCTGGGCAGCGTCGGCAGCACCGGCAGCATCACCGGCGCCTGCGCCACCTTCCTCTACAACCTGCAGAAGGGCATCGACGTCATCACCACCGGCCAGGCGCGGGTGGTCATCGTCGGCAACGCCGAGGCGCCGATCACCCCCGAGATCGTCGAGGGCTATGCGGCCATGGGCGCCCTCGCCACCGAGGAAGGCCTGCGCCACATCGAAGGCCGCGACGAGGTGGATTTCCGCCGCGCCAGCCGGCCCTTCGGTGCCAACTGCGGGTTCACGCTGGCCGAGGCGGCGCAGTACGTGGTGCTGATGGACGATGCCCTGGCCCTGGAACTGGGTGCCGATATCCACGGCTCGATATCGGACGTGTTCATCAACGCCGACGGCTTCAAGAAGTCCATCTCCGCCCCCGGCCCGGGCAACTATCTGACCGTGGCCAAGGCGGTGGCCAGCGCCATGCAGCTGGTCGGCGAGGACGGCGTGCGCCAGCGCAGCTTCGTCCATGCCCACGGCTCCAGCACGCCGGCCAACCGCGTCACCGAGTCCGAGCTGCTCGACCGCGTCGCCGAGTCCTTCGGCATCGCCGACTGGCCGGTCGCCGCGGTCAAGGCCTATGTCGGCCATTCCCTGGCCACCGCCAGCGGCGACCAGCTGATCTCCGCCCTCGGCACCTTCAAGTACGGCCTGCTGCCGGGCATCAAGACCGTCGACCGCTTCGCCGACGACATCCACGACAAGCACCTGCACCTGTCCACCCGCGACGTGCCACGCGACGATCTGGACGTCTGCTTCATCAACTCCAAGGGCTTCGGCGGCAACAACGCCACCGGCGTGCTGCTGTCGCCGCGGGTCACCGAGAAGATGCTGCGCAAGCGCCACGGCGAGGCCGCCTTCGCCGACTACTGCGCACGCCGGGAAGCCACCCGCGAGGCCGCCCGCCGCTACGACGAGCAGGTCCTGAAGGGACGCTTCGACATCCTCTACAACTTCGGCCAGGACATGATCGACGATCACGCCATCGAACTGAGCGAGGAAGGGATCAAGGTGCCCGGCTTCAGACAGGCGATCCGCTTCAGGAAGGACGAGCGTTTCAGCGACATGCTCGACTGA
- the cysQ gene encoding 3'(2'),5'-bisphosphate nucleotidase CysQ has protein sequence MSAVPFAPLIDLVRQAGAAILSYWRMDIEVQEKDDASPVTAADLAAHRALCAGLQALAPTIPVLSEEGCAIPLAERAGWRRWWLVDPLDGTKEFIAGSEEFTVNIALIEEGRVQLGVVGVPATGCCYFGGAGLGAWRSEAPGMEQPIGVRNAPGEAFTVVASRRHSSPAQERLLQGLGTRFGNLQLTSVGSSLKFCLLAEGRADFYPRLAPTSQWDTAAAQGVLEGAGGEVLDLQGRRLDYAARADYLNPSFLALPRAAEWRGGLLELARTLE, from the coding sequence GTGAGCGCCGTTCCCTTCGCCCCGTTGATCGATCTGGTGCGCCAGGCCGGTGCCGCCATCCTGTCGTACTGGCGCATGGATATCGAAGTTCAGGAGAAGGACGACGCCTCGCCGGTGACCGCCGCCGACCTGGCCGCGCACCGTGCCCTCTGTGCCGGGCTGCAGGCGCTCGCGCCGACGATTCCGGTGCTCTCCGAGGAGGGGTGCGCGATCCCCCTGGCCGAGCGCGCCGGCTGGCGGCGCTGGTGGCTGGTCGATCCGCTGGACGGCACCAAGGAGTTCATCGCCGGCAGCGAGGAATTCACCGTCAATATCGCGCTGATCGAGGAAGGCCGGGTGCAGCTCGGCGTGGTCGGCGTGCCGGCGACCGGCTGCTGCTATTTCGGCGGTGCCGGGCTCGGCGCCTGGCGCAGCGAGGCGCCGGGCATGGAGCAGCCGATCGGCGTGCGCAATGCGCCGGGCGAGGCCTTCACCGTGGTCGCCAGCCGGCGGCACAGCAGCCCGGCCCAGGAGCGTCTGCTGCAGGGGCTCGGTACGCGCTTCGGCAACCTGCAGCTGACCAGTGTCGGCAGTTCGCTGAAGTTCTGCCTGCTTGCCGAGGGGCGTGCCGACTTCTATCCGCGCCTGGCGCCGACGTCGCAGTGGGACACCGCCGCCGCCCAGGGCGTACTCGAGGGCGCCGGCGGCGAGGTGCTGGATCTGCAGGGCCGGAGGCTGGACTATGCGGCGCGCGCCGACTATCTCAACCCGTCGTTCCTGGCCCTGCCGCGGGCGGCGGAGTGGCGCGGCGGGCTGCTCGAGCTGGCGCGGACGCTGGAGTGA
- the nudE gene encoding ADP compounds hydrolase NudE: MRQKPTVLARAIVATSRLFRVEELQLRFTNGVERTYERLVGTGSGYGAVMIVALIDDQHALLVEEYCAGTDDYQLSLPKGLIEPGEDVLVAANRELKEEAGYGAHQLEYLTELSLSPGYMTQKIQVVLARDLYPKRLPGDEPEPMRVERVNLRELSGLVRHAQFSEGRALAALYLARDLLVQRGALVL, translated from the coding sequence ATGCGCCAGAAACCCACCGTACTCGCTCGAGCGATCGTCGCGACCAGCCGCCTGTTTCGCGTCGAGGAGTTGCAGCTGCGCTTCACCAACGGCGTCGAGCGCACCTATGAGCGTCTGGTGGGCACCGGCAGCGGCTACGGCGCGGTGATGATCGTCGCGCTGATCGACGACCAGCACGCCCTGCTGGTGGAGGAGTACTGCGCCGGCACCGACGATTACCAGCTGTCCCTGCCCAAGGGGCTGATCGAGCCGGGCGAGGACGTGCTGGTGGCGGCCAACCGCGAGCTGAAGGAGGAGGCCGGCTACGGTGCCCATCAGCTGGAGTATCTCACCGAGCTGTCCCTGTCGCCCGGCTACATGACCCAGAAGATCCAGGTGGTGCTGGCCCGCGACCTTTATCCCAAGCGCCTGCCGGGCGACGAGCCGGAGCCGATGCGGGTCGAGCGGGTCAACCTGCGCGAGCTGTCCGGCCTGGTGCGGCACGCGCAGTTCAGCGAGGGTCGGGCCCTGGCCGCGCTCTATCTGGCGCGCGATCTGCTGGTCCAGCGCGGAGCCCTGGTCCTGTGA
- the yrfG gene encoding GMP/IMP nucleotidase, whose amino-acid sequence MSPPPWSEIDTVLLDMDGTLLDLHFDNHFWLEHLPQRYAEQHGISRTMAEAELLPLFREHAGRLTWYCLDFWSAELKLSVVELKREVAHLIALRPGADRFLTALREAGKRVALITNAHRDSLSLKLERVELAPWFDRLISSHDYGFPKEDQQFWFALQQDFGFAPARTLFIDDSLPVLRSARRYGIAHLLAVRQPDSRQEPKDTEEFAAVESYPALCEGLC is encoded by the coding sequence ATGTCCCCGCCACCCTGGAGCGAAATCGATACCGTCCTGCTCGACATGGACGGCACCCTGCTCGATCTGCATTTCGACAACCATTTCTGGCTGGAACACCTGCCGCAGCGCTATGCCGAGCAGCACGGCATCAGCCGCACGATGGCCGAAGCGGAACTGCTGCCGCTGTTCCGCGAACATGCCGGCCGGCTGACCTGGTACTGCCTGGATTTCTGGAGCGCCGAGCTGAAGCTGTCGGTCGTCGAATTAAAGCGCGAGGTCGCCCACCTGATTGCCCTGCGCCCGGGCGCCGACCGCTTCCTGACGGCCCTGCGTGAGGCGGGCAAGCGCGTCGCGCTGATCACCAACGCGCACCGCGACTCGCTGTCGCTGAAACTGGAGCGGGTCGAGCTGGCGCCCTGGTTCGACCGCCTGATCAGCTCCCACGACTACGGCTTTCCCAAGGAGGACCAGCAGTTCTGGTTCGCCCTGCAGCAGGACTTCGGCTTCGCGCCGGCACGCACGCTGTTCATCGACGACAGCCTGCCGGTCCTGCGCAGTGCCCGGCGCTACGGCATCGCCCACCTGCTGGCCGTGCGCCAGCCGGACAGCCGCCAGGAGCCGAAGGACACCGAGGAGTTCGCCGCCGTGGAGAGCTATCCGGCCTTGTGCGAAGGGCTCTGCTGA
- a CDS encoding glycine zipper domain-containing protein, with product MKYASIVLLSFGLASGAAFAGGNTEAAVGGALGGTLGSVVGGALGGSTGAVIGSGVGGAAGAGIGADRRSRTEAAIGGGLGAAGGNVIGNSVGGRTGGVIGAALGGAGGGALGNAYGDDDDDRGGRRRVEHHHHYHDNGYHRGHHKHKRRHRHDD from the coding sequence ATGAAGTACGCATCCATAGTTCTGCTCTCCTTCGGCCTGGCCAGCGGCGCGGCATTCGCTGGCGGCAACACCGAGGCAGCTGTCGGCGGCGCACTGGGCGGCACACTGGGTTCGGTCGTCGGCGGCGCCCTGGGCGGCTCCACCGGCGCAGTGATCGGTTCAGGGGTCGGCGGCGCAGCCGGTGCCGGCATTGGCGCCGACCGCCGCAGCCGGACCGAAGCGGCCATCGGCGGCGGGCTTGGCGCAGCCGGCGGCAACGTCATCGGCAATTCGGTCGGCGGTCGTACCGGCGGCGTGATCGGCGCCGCACTCGGTGGCGCCGGTGGCGGCGCCCTGGGCAATGCCTACGGCGACGATGACGACGACCGCGGCGGGCGCCGCCGTGTCGAGCACCATCACCACTACCACGACAACGGTTACCACCGCGGCCACCACAAGCACAAGCGTCGCCATCGTCACGACGACTGA